TGGAGAAAACTCCTTCCATCTTATGAAATGATAAAGACAAAAATTAAACCTTCTCTCGATTTCGCATTTGAACATTTTATGAGAAAAATAAAAGAACACTTTACACCTCACGCTGCTGAAATCATAGAAGATGATGGTATAAAATTAATTTTTCAAGAAAGCTGGATTCATATTCGCAAATCTAATACAGAACCTTTAATTCGTATCATTGCTGAAGCTAAAAATGCTAATGAAGCAAACCATTTAATAGAATTAGTCAAAAAAATGATATAAAAAAACCCTCCTTTTGGAGGGTTTTTAATATTATGCCGGATGGATAGCTTCTACAGGGCAAACATCTGCACAAGCTCCACAATCTGTGCAAACTTCGGGGTCAATTTTGTAAATAGGACCCGGACTAATTGCTCCAACCGGGCACTCATCTATGCACGTTCCACATGCCGTGCAATCTTCACTAATTACGTATGCCATTGCTTTAGATTTTGATGTCCAAAATTAAACTTTTTTTTAAAAAAAACTTTAAAACTGACTACCATCATATGCCCACTTCAAATAAATAGCACCCCATGTAAAACCTGCGCCAAAAGTCGCAAGAATAATATTATCACCTTCTCTGAGCTGATTTTCATAATCCAACAAACATAAAGGCAGGGTAGCAGCAGTTGTATTACCATAGCGTTCGATGTTAATCATGACCTTGTCTTTATCGAGTCCCATCATATGAGCTGTAGCTTCAATAATTCGAATGTTCGCTTGATGAGGAACCAACCATTGAATATCTTTGTAAGTCAGGTTATTTCGTTTCATGATTTCCAAAGACACTTCTGCCATTTTAGAAACAGCCCATTTAAACACAGCCTGTCCTTCTTGATAAATAAAATGCTCCCGGTTTGTTACAGTTTCTATGGAAGCAGGATAGCAACTTCCACCTGCTTTTTGATAAAGATGGTGTCTTCCTATTCCATCGCTTCTCATAATCATGTCGATAACACCATAAGGGGAATCTTCTTCAGCGACAACCAACACAGCGCCAGCCCCATCCCCGAAAATAGGACAGGTCGTTCGATCTTCATAATTGACAATGCTTGACATCTTTTCAGCCCCAACCAGTATTGCTTTCTTGACTTTGCCAGCTTCAATATAAGATGTTACAATAGAAAGGCCGTAAAGAAAACCGCTGCAACCAGCATTGATGTCAAAATGAAAGGCGTTTTTAATTCCAACTTTATCAGCAATAATATTGGCTGTTGCAGGAAAAACATTATCTGGTGTTACTGTAGCACACAAGAGTAAATCAATTTCGTCTGGAGAAGTATTTGTTTTTTCAAGCAATTTTTGAACAGCAGGGGCGCCTAAATCACTTGATCCCTTACCTATTTCTTTTAAAATATGACGGGTCTTGATACCTATTCTCGTCATAATCCATTCGTCAGATGTATCTACCATCTGACTAAGCTCGTCGTTGGTTAAAATATAATCGGGAAGCACCCCTGTAACTCCCCTGATAACAGCTCTATAGGCCATGACTTACGTTTTAGGAGCGATTTACTTCAATGACCTGCCGCCCACGATAATAACCACACTCCATGCAAACATGATGTAACTTAACAGCAGCACCACAATTGGAACAAAAATAAATGGTCGGAGCTGTTTTTTTAAACTGTGACCTTCTTTTCCTTGTTCTACTCTTCGAAAATCGATACTTCGGATTAGCCATTTCTCTTTGATATTTGATGAAACAAAGGTAATTCATCCCGAACTTTCAGAGATTGAATGATTTTTTCCATCTCTGGATCACACTCTCCTTCAGGATGAACAATTTTCATTGGCAAAGATAGAAAAATTATTTCTCTGATAAAAAAATTAAAATCTATCTCGTTTTCATTTTCATTGTAATAAATTAAATTTTCGTCAAAAGAAATTTCCTTTTTATATGTTTCCTGAGCAATTAGATGTTCTTTTCTTGAAATTGATAAAGTTACTGGCAGTAAACACCTATCACAAACATGAGTTACACTTCCCTCGAAATTAAAATCAAACTCCATTATTCGTTCTTTTTTTCTAAGCACCACAGAAATATTAACATCCGCAAAGTCAAGTTGATCAAAATCGTCATTTTCAAAAAAAGAAGTATCTACGTGCCAGTTGAAGTAATGAACACCATCTCTCAATCCACGAAAAGCTATGATAAAATTTTTCACGAATTATTTTTTTGATGACTGAGTTTGCTGTTGTTGTTGTAAAAACTTTGCCAAAAATTTATCTTGGGATGGTGCTACCTGTGGTCCTGCAGGGTAAGTTTTTTGCGTAACAGGATGAATAAGTTCGTAATTAATAATTTCTAAAGTTTTATTGTTCATGCGTTGAATTCCTCTCACTTGAACATTTTTCTGGCTTTCTTTCATGGTTTTTGCTTCCTCGGGAGTTATTTTTACCTTGTAAGATAGGTTATTGAATTCAATAGGTAATTCGTTCTGCGTAGCATCATATGTTCCAAGTTTTACTGGGAAAAATACATATTTATATGAAGCCAGAATTTCCTGTTCCTCCTTTTCTTTCTGAGCTTTAAGCATGGCTTCGTATTCTTTTTCACAATCTTTAATTTTTAAGTTCTTCTGCCGCTCATATTCTTTTATCCTTTTGTTGTATTGATCATTTGTTTCAAATTCAGCTTTGGGTTTCGCTAAATCAGCAAAAGAATCCATTTTTTGTCTTAAACAATCATAAAATTTAAACTCATTTGCATTGAACAATTTCACTATTCCGTCAGAACCAGCAGTTAAAATATACGATTTAGGTTCGAAGACATATAATTTTCTTATGACATTCTTCGAAATATTTTTCTTACTTACAGAATTTCCATTGTTCATATCAAAAACCTGGAAATCGCCATTCTTTTCAACGGTAAATAAAAATCTGCCATTCAAAAAAAACTTAGCATCCATAACTGGCGATGAAAAAGTAGTAAACAAAAACCGTCTGGAATTGTTATCTACATTCCACACGACCACCTGATTGTCATCTCCACAGGAAACAATATATTTTGCATCGGGAGAAAAAACTACACTGTTTACTGCCGCTTGGTGCCCTTGATAAGAACGAATAAGATTTCCATTTTCTAGTGAATATAAATAAACTTTTTTATCCCAACTACCTAAAGCTACATATTTATCGTTTGGATCGATATCCACGGAAGTAACACTACTTTTGGGATCTTTGAAAGTATATACTTTACTTCCTTGAGCCACATCCCAAACAATTGCAGTAAAATCTTCACTCCCGGAAACTACATACTTACCATCCGATGTAAAAGCAAGAGCATTTATTTTATCAGCATGTGCTAATATTTCCTTTGTAAGAGACATATTTTGCATGTCCCAAATCTTTATTTTTTTATCCCAACCAGCTGTGGCAATCATTTTGGTCTTTACATTAGGAGCCATAGCAAGCACAAATGATTGATGTGCATCTAAAGACTTTTCCACTACTCCTTTAATTAGATCCAGAACATACATTTTTCCGTCATAACTAGATACAACAGCTTTTCCACCACTTTCCATAAAAAAAACATTCGATAAAATTTGCTGAGATACTGTAATTTCTTTAAGCTGAACTTGACTAAACAAGATACCCCACAACCATCCCCCTAAAATAAAGACCCAGCATTTCATCATTTTTATTTTTTTCTGTAAAGTTATAAATTATTTTTCTTTTGCTTATCCAAAAAAGTCATTGTCCCAAAAATTTCTATTTTTATAATCCTGTAACTCATACCAATTTCTTTCAACATCTTTAACACCCCAGCAAAGACACATATCATACCACCAATAAAAATACCAACTACGAAGTAATAATGGAGCGGTATAATAAAACTTAGGCCAATGAGCAAAGAGGTAAGAATAAAGAAAGCTATCCCGACGATGTACATGGTCACAGCCAACTTAATGTGGCGAACTCGTTCAAAAAACAACAAAAGTTGTTCATCTATATTTTTAAGGCGTTCTACTTCCCATGGTTTTAATTCTTGTTGGTGTTGTTGAATAAGTAGCTTTCTTCTTTCCTCATCAAGTGCTCGTATTCTATTCACAACCAAAGAATATTTATTATTTGTTCCGAGCAAAAGCAAACTACATGCTGATATCATCAGACCAGGAGCAAGCATGGATTGAATAAAAAGAACAACATCATGAATCATATTTCATTGATTTGTATTTCGCCTCTGGGTCTTAAAATTTTATATTGTTCAAATTTTTCATCGCTTTCAAAACCATCTCCCCAAATAATTTTATCTGGTGTTACAATCCGCACGAAAGCACTTGAAAAGATCTTATGTCCGACTTCATCCCAAATCAATTCTTCCGAAGTAAGTCTTTTCCCATCCTGAGTTTCAACAACAACATTATATCTCAAAATAGTTTTTTTTTGGTGCAAAATCCGTTCTGCATATTTCGAGGATATCTTGGCTTGTAAAACTCCAAGTGAATCATAGAAAGCTAGCAACATACCAGCTGGTAATTTAATAATTTCACCCTCCTTCTCCCTGTATCTTTTAGCAACTGTAGCTGTCAATCTTACTTTAGGCAATCCATACTCTGTGTATAAAAAATCAATATCCTTTGCTATTTCGATGGGAAATGTATCTACTTTTACATCAATATTTCTCAATTTACCATTGCTGCAAGAAAGTAAAAAACTAAGCATCGTCAGACTTGCAACAATCCCAAATACTATGAGCCTGTCATTCATCGTGACCGAACCGTTGTGGTTTCGGAATACCAACAATTAATTGTATAAGGCATTCCTGATTGAAGATTGTAAAAAAACAATTTTTCGTTATCAGGAAACCCACTTGCAGCCGCCCCCATTTTCTGATTGATTACGCCAAGTAGCTTTTCATCCTGCGTCAATGATTTAGCCTTAAGATATTTATCATAAGCTGCCCAGTATCCTGCACGTTTAGCAACTTCGTTATCACCACAAGATGAAGCTGTTGCCATGTAAAGATCTCCAATAAGAATGTAAGGCATGGGATCATTAGGTTTAATAGAAATAGCATTAAGTGCAGCAGAGCGAGCATTCGAAAATTGATTTAAAGCTTGATGTGCATTTGCAAGGGTCATATTAGCTTCAAATTTACTTTCGTTATCAGTTAACTTAGGGATGGCATCGTTCAGATATTTAATGGCATCATTGAAGCGTTTTACTCTCATAAAAGCCTTAGCGAGCATAATGCCCGATTCGGGACTAGGATTGATTTTGTATAATGCTTCAGAAGACTTGAAAAACAAGTCACTATCTGTACAACCCTTTCTTGAAAGAAGGGAAGTAATTCGCTGTAGCCATTCAGAGTTAGTTTGATTTTCATCGAATTTAGGTCCATAAATCTTAATGATCATGTCACAGTTAGCCCAAGGTTCAAAAAGATTGTTAAGATTGCTCTCCGTTATTTTGTATTGCTCAATTTTTTTTCTAACCTTATCCGTATCATTACCTGCTGACTTATATTCTTTACTCAAGTCGGCAAGTTTATTTAATGTAAGATCAATTAACCAATCATAATTGGTATATACCTTCGAGGTATCAAGTTTTCCAATCTTAACCAGATCGATGGTAATCTTATACAACAGAGATATAACAGCACTTTCAGATTCTTTTCCTTGCAATTTAACAGATCTTTCTAGTGTAAGGTAAATTTTATCCAGTTCACGAGGTCGGTATTCATACATATCTACGGCTTTTCTACCAAGAATATAACCTTCTCCGTATTGCTTGGAACATCCAAAAGTTTCAATATTTCTATCATATAGCAACAATAAGGTGTCAATATAACGTTCTTTTTTGATAGAATCTTTCTCCTTTTTGATAAAGTATTCATAAATCTTCAATCCATCAAAATATAGGTTCTGGCTCACTAGAGGAGCATTTCTAAAGCAGTAACGCCATGGATCCAGCAAGTAATTAATGGCATCATTGGTATAATTACTGTTTTTCCACTGCTTGAAATTTTCGCGATAAATAGAAAAATTCTTCACGGTCGTAACACTGTCAGTACCGTATTTAGGCGCTTTCACACTACAGGACTTTGGAAAGCTTACATCAGCCAGTTGAGCATGACAATAACCAGCTACTAATATTACCCCAAAAATCCAGAACACTTTTGTTTTCATGGCTTAAACACTTTTTTATCTGTAAAATCTTTTTTCAAACCATTTTTCTGAAAAAACCATGCCAAATTTGAATAAAACATATTGTTGACGAATTAGCTTGTGGTCTAAAGTACCTAAATTTCCTAATTCAATACCAAAGATCAATTTTGATTGCTGTAACTTCTGGTATATAGGTGCAAGTGGCATAATAATCCCTACACTTCCAGATACAGAATTAATTCTTTGATGATTCACCACAAAAGGGATTTGCTCATATCTCATCCCCAAAACCCAGGTTGAACGTTTAAAGAAATTTTGGCTTTTTGAATCAAGTGTAATAAATCCTCCAGCAGAAAAGACAATTTCCTCCTTCAAGGTATCAATATTGCTCAGGGAGGAGTAAGTACTCCAGTTGGTATAAGAGGCATTCACGCCAAACCCTCCATATTGCTTGTTCAGAAAGAATAATCCCCATTTCCATTCTGATGGCAAATATGCATTTCCTTTGCTTTTTTCATTCATTGCTACCGTATCATAAATATATTCGAAATCACCTGAAATATAATACCTGAAGGCATGAAAAGTTATTTCTTCACTAATTTTTTGTCTAATTTTACCACTGATACCCATGCTCATTTCCCAATCGTTAAAATTCATTCTGCATATTAATCCTCCATCAACAATAATTCCTTGGTAAAAATCCTGACTCAAAAGTTTTGTATGCAGAAAATTTGTTCCTGAAAAAACAATTTTTTTATCGTGAGATATAGAACCATATAAGTAGTTGAATTTCAATCCTATCAAGAAATATTTTCTCACCATGATACCTGCTCCTAACCATGCATTATTCAATCCTCCTTTCCCCTCATACGTATTGACAGTCTGAAAAGTGTCAACCAAATCTGAAATGCGAATTTTATAATCAATGGTTGTCAATGGAGCAAAACCCATTCCAAGACTTAGATTTTTGAAAATCTTAAATCCCGCTCCAAAAGAGTTCAAACTCATGTTAAATGGATATGCAACCCTATTTTGTGATTGTATTCTAGCAAACTGACCTGATACATTTCCTGAAAAAAGAAAAGGTAAAGAATCTTCTGAATGTCCTATCATAGCTAAACCAGATGGATTCTGGTAAGAAATAAAAAAAGGAGAGGCATAAGCAATGTTCATCCCACCCATGGTAAAAGCTAAAGCATCGTTACCTTCTCTGTGCGGAAAACCAAATCCAAAACGTGAATATGGAGTATAATAAGTACTCTGGGCTAATAAATATCCCATAAAAAATAAGAACACATTTAAAAAAAGTATCTGTTTCATGTTTGTTTCAATCTCATTGCTGCATAATAAAGCCCCAAAAGTACAAGATCTGGCTCTGCAAAAATCCGATTTTTATCGGAGATTGCAAAATATTTTATATCACCACCAGATATATACACTTTCCCTGTAGGATAATTTGTGAAAAAATCGTGAATTCTGTGCAATAATTCAGCTTTAACACCTTCCATAACACCACTCAATATAGCATCCCTAGTTGAATGACCCATCATATGAGCAAAAGTTTCTGGTTCTATAAACGGTAGTAAATCAGTAAAATTGTGTAAAGATCGAAAACGCATATATAAACCCGGACTTATAGCACCACCTTCAAGTTTTAAAGGTGCTAACATATAATCATATGTAATGGCAGTCCCAAGTTGAACGATAAGTAAAGGAGTGTGAAAACGAGAAGAATAATAGGCTCCCAATGATGCAGAGATTCTATCCTCACCTATTTCATCCCAGGAATAGTTTAATTGTACGAATGAATGCGCTATTGACTTCAACGAAATAAAATCAAGTCTATTGAGTTGATTACGAACAACAGAGCTAAGCTTTTTTACAGATGAATAAACCTTCAAATCTGCTTTCAAAATCTTATTATCGCTTAAAAACTCAACGAATTCTTTTTCTGACGAAGGAAAAGTATTTACGTCTATTTTCTCATACTTAGTTGCTAATGCCCACTTAGTTAGACTGTTACCTACATCCAGTAAAAGAAATTTCATAAAAAACGTGTAAAATTTTTGTAAAATTAAAAAAAGTTATATCTTTGCAAACGCAAAAAGGTTGGCGTCGTAGCTCAGTTGGTAGAGCAGAGGACTGAAAATCCTTGTGTCGGTGGTTCGATTCCACCCGATGCCACCTAAAAAAAAAGCTGGCTTAAGCCAGCTTTTTTCATATACCACATGTCTGACAAGATTATCTCATAATGTGGATTGAACCACGGTATTCGCGAATTAAACCATTGCTAAATTTAGCTTTGATGTAAAAGTGATAAACACCTGGCTCAGCTAGCTTACCATTTATTTTTCCATCCCATCCTTCCTCGGGATCACTAGTTTTAAAGACTTCATTCCCCCAGCGGTTGTAAATATAAAATAGATAAGAACCATGTTCAGAAGATAATCCACGTATCACTGGTTTAAAAACGTCGTTCAAGCCATCCTGGTTGTGAGGAGTAAACGCAGAAGGAATATAACAAGACACATCTACCATAACTTCGACATGAGTAAAAGCTGTATCCTTGCAGCCTTTATCTGAAGTTACTACTTGCATAACATTGTAGCTTCCAGGTGAAGAGAAAACATGGATTGGATTAGGATCAGATGAATATGGTTCAGAAGAACTTACATCATTAAAAAAATAAAAATAATAAAATGCTCCTTGGCTTTGATCAATAAATTGCACAGTTGGATTATCCATACTCACCGTAGAGGGTTCTGCTGAAAATCCAGCTATCGGTAAAGGATAAACTTCGATATAATTGTTTTTTTCAGTAAAAGTAGGACAGTCATTGTTAGAAACCACATCCAATCTAACACTATAATTACCTGGCTGAGTATAAACTTTTTTCGCTATTTCTTGGGTGGAAAATGTTCCATCTCCAAAACTCCATTTGAAACTTTTAAGTGGTTCAGAATAAGTTGGTACAAAAGAAACAACTAAATCCTCACAACCTTTAGGTGAAGGAGTAGCCACAAAATCGATGTGGGGAGTTGAATAAAAACCAATATTTACGGAAGCAGTATTGGTGCAACCTGTTGCTAAATTAGTCCCCGTTACATAATATGTAGTAGCCTGTTGGGGAGAAACATATATCGTAGGAGTTTGTTCGTTAGTGGACCAAAGATATGTATCTGCCCCACTTGCCATTAAAATAGCTGTATCTCCTCCACAAATATATGGAGTAGATGTTGAAGCTGAAACGGCAGGCTTGGGGTTTACCAAAATAGTAATAGAAGCTGTTTTCGTACATCCCGTAGAAGCAATACCTGTAACCGTATAAGTAGTAGTTGATGTAGGAGAAACAACTATGACGCTATCATTTTGCCCATTTGACCATTGATAAGAGTTTAAACCGTTAGCTCTTAAAGTGACGTTTTCCCCTTCACAAATAACGGTATCACTGGCAGACACAGTCATATTTTTCATCGTAACCCTAAATGTATCACGTGCAATGTATTGTGAAAAGTCGCAATTTTCATAAGTTATCACACCTATGTATTCAGTATTGGTAGTAGGAGTTACTTGTATGGTCGGACCATAACCTAATAAGTTACCATTTTCATACCAAGCAATATTAAAATTGGGTGGACCTGCTGGCGTAAACCGCCATGCTTCATTAGTGGCAGACCATGGACCTGTATTACGACCAGGAGGTGTAAATCCTACTGAACCTGTTGAGTTTTGAATTCCAATAA
This region of Bacteroidales bacterium genomic DNA includes:
- a CDS encoding 4Fe-4S binding protein: MAYVISEDCTACGTCIDECPVGAISPGPIYKIDPEVCTDCGACADVCPVEAIHPA
- a CDS encoding ketoacyl-ACP synthase III, which encodes MAYRAVIRGVTGVLPDYILTNDELSQMVDTSDEWIMTRIGIKTRHILKEIGKGSSDLGAPAVQKLLEKTNTSPDEIDLLLCATVTPDNVFPATANIIADKVGIKNAFHFDINAGCSGFLYGLSIVTSYIEAGKVKKAILVGAEKMSSIVNYEDRTTCPIFGDGAGAVLVVAEEDSPYGVIDMIMRSDGIGRHHLYQKAGGSCYPASIETVTNREHFIYQEGQAVFKWAVSKMAEVSLEIMKRNNLTYKDIQWLVPHQANIRIIEATAHMMGLDKDKVMINIERYGNTTAATLPLCLLDYENQLREGDNIILATFGAGFTWGAIYLKWAYDGSQF
- the rpmF gene encoding 50S ribosomal protein L32; its protein translation is MANPKYRFSKSRTRKRRSQFKKTAPTIYFCSNCGAAVKLHHVCMECGYYRGRQVIEVNRS
- a CDS encoding DUF177 domain-containing protein: MKNFIIAFRGLRDGVHYFNWHVDTSFFENDDFDQLDFADVNISVVLRKKERIMEFDFNFEGSVTHVCDRCLLPVTLSISRKEHLIAQETYKKEISFDENLIYYNENENEIDFNFFIREIIFLSLPMKIVHPEGECDPEMEKIIQSLKVRDELPLFHQISKRNG
- a CDS encoding WD40 repeat domain-containing protein, encoding MKCWVFILGGWLWGILFSQVQLKEITVSQQILSNVFFMESGGKAVVSSYDGKMYVLDLIKGVVEKSLDAHQSFVLAMAPNVKTKMIATAGWDKKIKIWDMQNMSLTKEILAHADKINALAFTSDGKYVVSGSEDFTAIVWDVAQGSKVYTFKDPKSSVTSVDIDPNDKYVALGSWDKKVYLYSLENGNLIRSYQGHQAAVNSVVFSPDAKYIVSCGDDNQVVVWNVDNNSRRFLFTTFSSPVMDAKFFLNGRFLFTVEKNGDFQVFDMNNGNSVSKKNISKNVIRKLYVFEPKSYILTAGSDGIVKLFNANEFKFYDCLRQKMDSFADLAKPKAEFETNDQYNKRIKEYERQKNLKIKDCEKEYEAMLKAQKEKEEQEILASYKYVFFPVKLGTYDATQNELPIEFNNLSYKVKITPEEAKTMKESQKNVQVRGIQRMNNKTLEIINYELIHPVTQKTYPAGPQVAPSQDKFLAKFLQQQQQTQSSKK
- a CDS encoding DUF2721 domain-containing protein, coding for MIHDVVLFIQSMLAPGLMISACSLLLLGTNNKYSLVVNRIRALDEERRKLLIQQHQQELKPWEVERLKNIDEQLLLFFERVRHIKLAVTMYIVGIAFFILTSLLIGLSFIIPLHYYFVVGIFIGGMICVFAGVLKMLKEIGMSYRIIKIEIFGTMTFLDKQKKNNL
- the lptC gene encoding LPS export ABC transporter periplasmic protein LptC, whose protein sequence is MNDRLIVFGIVASLTMLSFLLSCSNGKLRNIDVKVDTFPIEIAKDIDFLYTEYGLPKVRLTATVAKRYREKEGEIIKLPAGMLLAFYDSLGVLQAKISSKYAERILHQKKTILRYNVVVETQDGKRLTSEELIWDEVGHKIFSSAFVRIVTPDKIIWGDGFESDEKFEQYKILRPRGEIQINEI
- a CDS encoding type III pantothenate kinase, producing the protein MKFLLLDVGNSLTKWALATKYEKIDVNTFPSSEKEFVEFLSDNKILKADLKVYSSVKKLSSVVRNQLNRLDFISLKSIAHSFVQLNYSWDEIGEDRISASLGAYYSSRFHTPLLIVQLGTAITYDYMLAPLKLEGGAISPGLYMRFRSLHNFTDLLPFIEPETFAHMMGHSTRDAILSGVMEGVKAELLHRIHDFFTNYPTGKVYISGGDIKYFAISDKNRIFAEPDLVLLGLYYAAMRLKQT
- a CDS encoding PKD domain-containing protein, yielding MVMKKWGIFFSMWTLLMFGQAPGCPYIDVKSMIGNSGVDDTVLCGPTTITLKANYLQTGSTNTYSVSSIPFNPPYPVSQGNPFSIGQDDIWSSPITLPFNFCFFGGSYNKVWVGSNGVITLTDPGSTFCPWSFSSPVPSASLIKNAVFGVYHDLDPRYGGSIRWAVLGSYPCRTFVFNFDQVPHYSCNSLKSTSQVVLYEGTNVIEVYVFNKPTCTSWNSGNAVIGIQNSTGSVGFTPPGRNTGPWSATNEAWRFTPAGPPNFNIAWYENGNLLGYGPTIQVTPTTNTEYIGVITYENCDFSQYIARDTFRVTMKNMTVSASDTVICEGENVTLRANGLNSYQWSNGQNDSVIVVSPTSTTTYTVTGIASTGCTKTASITILVNPKPAVSASTSTPYICGGDTAILMASGADTYLWSTNEQTPTIYVSPQQATTYYVTGTNLATGCTNTASVNIGFYSTPHIDFVATPSPKGCEDLVVSFVPTYSEPLKSFKWSFGDGTFSTQEIAKKVYTQPGNYSVRLDVVSNNDCPTFTEKNNYIEVYPLPIAGFSAEPSTVSMDNPTVQFIDQSQGAFYYFYFFNDVSSSEPYSSDPNPIHVFSSPGSYNVMQVVTSDKGCKDTAFTHVEVMVDVSCYIPSAFTPHNQDGLNDVFKPVIRGLSSEHGSYLFYIYNRWGNEVFKTSDPEEGWDGKINGKLAEPGVYHFYIKAKFSNGLIREYRGSIHIMR